In Coregonus clupeaformis isolate EN_2021a chromosome 15, ASM2061545v1, whole genome shotgun sequence, one genomic interval encodes:
- the LOC121583194 gene encoding prostaglandin E synthase 2: MHCGSRLCKPKMSASRCNSFGQTAWHVLRVPRAKTSLAVALSKLPSRYSCRAYSRGGTTLGSKLISTLPLRATNRRFLGYAFLFGGGVGLYQTIKLSFQQHLAEDELSYGIPTNLGSDLTFATDLKFTLYQYKTCPYCSKVRAFLDYYGLPYKVVEVNPIMHTEIKWSSEYQKVPILMVEGKEIVQLNNSSVIISAMKTCMIDKERTISEVVQYFPRLPSTNAWGNEVLEYTNKYWVMLNEIKITEVYTSKNARKEEVRWRQWADDWLANRINPNVYRTPAEALATYDHIVREGNFGSVPFAKYGGAFYMFWASKVLKIWYKLQDDVREDLYMAVNEWITAIGRKRKFMGGDKPNLADLAVYGVLRSMEDLEAFYDVMENTKVKKWYLATEKQVREHGGRNLCRKPPQN, from the exons ATGCATTGTGGGAGCCGGTTGTGTAAACCAAAAATGTCAGCCTCGCGTTGCAATAGTTTTGGACAGACCGCCTGGCATGTTTTGCGGGTTCCGAGAGCCAAAACCAGCCTAGCAGTTGCACTATCTAAACTCCCGTCGAGGTACAGTTGCAGGGCATATAGCAGAGGTGGCACCACGTTAGGATCCAAACTCATCTCCACACTCCCCTTGCGCGCAACCAACAGGCGCTTCTTGGGGTACGCTTTTTTGTTCGGAGGGGGAGTCGGCTTGTATCAAACCATCAAATTATCATTTCAACAGCATTTAGCAGAGGATGAATTGTCATAT GGCATCCCCACAAACCTGGGCTCTGACCTGACGTTTGCCACCGACTTGAAGTTTACCTTATACCAGTACAAGACCTGTCCATACTGCAGCAAAGTGCGGGCATTCCTCGACTACTATGGTCTGCCATATAAGGTTGTGGAAGTCAACCCTATCATGCACACGGAGATCAAATGGTCGTCGGAGTACCAAAAGGTGCCAATTCTTATGGTGGAGGGGAAAGAAATTGTG CAACTGAACAACTCATCTGTCATAATCAGTGCAATGAAGACATGCATGATTGACAA AGAAAGAACGATATCAGAGGTTGTTCAATACTTTCCGAGACTCCCGTCTACCAATGCCTGGGGGAATGAAGTTCTGGAGTACACTAACAAATACTGGGTGATGTTGAATGAGATTAAGATCACAGAGGTGTACACATCCAAAAATGCCAGAAA GGAGGAGGTACGGTGGCGTCAATGGGCCGATGACTGGCTAGCGAATCGGATAAATCCCAATGTGTACAGGACTCCCGCTGAGGCCTTGGCTACCTATGACCACATAGTGCGTGAGGGCAACTTTGGTTCTGTTCCTTTTGCCAAGTATGGAGGGGCCTTCTATATGTTCTGGGCCTCCAAGGTCCTGAAAATCTG GTACAAGTTACAGGATGATGTGAGGGAAGATTTgtacatggctgtgaatgagtgGATAACAGCTATTGGGAGGAAGAGGAAATTCATGGGTGGTGACAAACCCAATCTCGCTGATCTG GCTGTGTATGGAGTCCTCCGATCCATGGAAGACCTGGAGGCCTTTTACGACGTGATGGAGAACACAAAGGTGAAGAAGTGGTATCTGGCCACAGAGAAACAAGTGAGGGAGCATGGTGGTCGGAACCTATGTAGAAAACCACCACAGAACTAG